A window of Physeter macrocephalus isolate SW-GA chromosome 6, ASM283717v5, whole genome shotgun sequence genomic DNA:
GTCAGGGGCCAAAAAGCTTACAGGATCAGTGCCCAGTACTGTCAAGCTGACACCCCAGATTACCTGCCCAAGATCTGCTCCGATAATATTACTGTCCGTGAATTGCCTTTCTAATGCacgtgatttttcttttcttgggtctgtttttaaaaagcaagaaaataccAGTCTGAGGCATATCTATGATGGCTGGGAAACAAAAGCATCCACTGGTGAAAGATTCTAAAGGGACTGAGGAGAGACTAAGAGCCTGTTCTTCGCTGCCCCACTGAATCTGGCACTGTTGCTGATGGAGGGACAAATAAATCCCAGGTCCAAGACTGACACAGGGGGCAACTTCCAGCAAAATTTCCCCAGCTAAATGCCTAATACTGGACGTGGAACATTAGAGGATGCTAAATTCATGACCACCTACCCCCAAAGAACCTTAGATGTCTCCACTACACGCTCATTGAGAACAGAAGTGTGAAAGGGCCAGGTGAGAACTGAATTTTATCAGTAAGGATTTAAAGGCCAGGTGAAACAAGGTGAAAGCTAGACGTTTTTCCCAGGATCcaagaaaatatcttgaaagagGCAAGTCATAGGTCCatctttgtttccttcacttTTCCCAGGGAGGCCAGAATCtactagaatttttttctgtcttcaaaattttagtttcttgttcatggtgtattataaagaaaataagggaTGACAACACCTCACTGTGAAGCTGTTAATTACACAGGAAGAAGTGTAAATGTAACCGACAATGTGTTGAaagaatttttcatgttttacGATATgactttcttctctgttttttaacCCTTCCCCTTCCTAACATAAAATGCTAATTAGCTTTGTAGGAGGTATCTTTTGTTTGAAATACCGGGCAATGTACTTATGGAGAAGTTACTATTTAACAACTTGTCATTCATGAAGAAAGCtaaaacttgttaaaaaaaaaaaaaaagtccaaatacATATTCTCTCCCCAAGTAGAGGACTACTATTTGGTTCTCAGTCTCTGATCTGAGAAAGTTTCCAAGCGgtttttgcacacacacacacacacacacacacacacacacacacctccctccCAATACTATCCCTTCTTCTACTCAACCTAACAATTACCGCCTACTCCCCCTTTTGAGGATTAATTCAAAGCTCATGAGCGGCACAAGATCCTTATTATTTGGGGTGAGCTTTCTATTTGCAATGTTCGGTGTAAAAAGATGGGGAAGAGGTATCCTTCCTTATGAAGTCCTCAGACTGCAGGGGCAGGGGTAAGGGAGGGGTAAGCGGGTGGCGAGAAAAGCCACCTCTGCAGGCAAATATGAGCAAAAGCGGCCAGACCTTTTGCCCGGAGGTAACATTCCGTGATGGCTAGTCCAACCAAACTGAAATTGGGAATGCAATGgctgttagaaaatatttaaaagaaggcACGTGATCTAACTTTATTTAGTTGAGTTgtacttctttcttttaatagcaTAAAGAGAACAGGCCCCAGCAGCAAATACAAGCTCCTCTGCTTCCCAGCCCTTTCTATCTGGGGCACCCCGTGCGCCGAGACCTGCAGAACCTGCTGCCATCTGGCTGGCCCTTCTTCCTGCAAGATGGCTCCTACGCGATGACCATTCCGAAGAATCAGCTCGAGGTGCCACCTACACGCTCAGAGACAGCCCGTGTGCCTCGGCCCCCCCGGGACACGATGCCGGACTCGACAGGACTGGCGATCCCAGATGTGATGTCTTTTTGACTCCCGGACCCCGACTTATTTCATCCCTTTCCTCCCAcggctgtttcttttccttttcccttcccgcTGGTAAGGCGCCTTGGAAGAAAAGGCAACCGGCTTCATCCCGCCTCCCGCGCGCCCGGAGCATCACCGCAGATCCGGCGGGCGGCAGGGTCGCGGCGCCCGGCGCGCGGGGGCGGCCGCGGGGACGCGCCTTCCCGAGGCCCGCCACCTCCTACCCTCCCCCAAAGCCGAAGCCGGGCGGCGGGGGTCCTGCGGGCGGAAGTGAGAAGCCAGGCGTGGGAGGAGGCtgcctgctgggggctgggatcCCCTCCCGGCCGACGGCCCGGGACGACCCGAGCGGGGAGCGATCGCCGCCCGGGCCTTTTTTGGCGCGGACGGAGGCCGGAGGGGCTGCGCCGCCGGTCCCGGGGGGCGAGGCCGAGCCGCCGCCCCCGGGACCGGGAGGAGGGGCCGCCTCGGTCCGGAGAGGCTGGGCGGGCGCGGGCGGGCGCGGGTGGCCCtgcgccgccgcctccgccgcctCCTCCCGGCGCCCGCGCTCGGCGGCCGCCCCGGAACCCGGCCAGCGCGCGGGGGCGGGAGGCGGGTGCTCCGAGCTGGCGGCAGCCCCGGCCTCCCCCGGGCCCCCGGCCATGTCGGCCGAGGAGATGGTGCAGATCCGCCTGGAGGACCGCTGCTACCCGGTGAGCAAGAGGAAGCTCATCGAGCAGAGCGACTACTTCCGCGCCCTCTACCGCTCCGGCATGCGCGAGGCCCGGAGCCCGGAGGCCGGCGGCCCCGAGGTGCAGCAGCTGCGCGGCCTCAGCGCCCCGGGCCTGCGCCTGGTGCTGGACTTTATCAACGCCGGCGGCGCCCGCGAAGGCTGGCTCCTGGGCCGGCGCGGGGAGCCGGGAGGTgtcggggaggaggaggaggacatggACGAGGTGAGCCTGCTGTCCGAGCTGGTGGAGGCCGCCTCGTATCTGCAGGTCACGtccctgctgcagctgctgctgtccCAGGTGCGGCTCACCAACTGCCTGGAGCTGTACCGCCTGGCGCAGGTGTACGGGCTGCCCGACCTGCAGGAGGCCTGCCTGCGCTTCATGGCCGTCCACTTCCACGAGGTGCTGTGCAAGCCCCAGTTCCACCTCCTGGGCTCTTCTCCTCAAGCCCCCGGGGATGTCAGCCTGAAGCAGAGGCTGAGAGAGGCCCGGATGACCGGGACTCCTGTCCTCGTGGCGCTGGGGGATTTCCTGGGGGGACCCCTGGCCCCTCACCCCTACCAAGGGGAGCCCCCGTCCATGCTCAGGTACGAGGAGATGACTGAGCGCTGGTTCCCGCTGGCCAACAACCTTCCTCCCGACCTGGTTAATGTCAGGGGGTACGGGTCCGCCATCCTGGACAACTACCTCTT
This region includes:
- the KLHL42 gene encoding kelch-like protein 42 — encoded protein: MSAEEMVQIRLEDRCYPVSKRKLIEQSDYFRALYRSGMREARSPEAGGPEVQQLRGLSAPGLRLVLDFINAGGAREGWLLGRRGEPGGVGEEEEDMDEVSLLSELVEAASYLQVTSLLQLLLSQVRLTNCLELYRLAQVYGLPDLQEACLRFMAVHFHEVLCKPQFHLLGSSPQAPGDVSLKQRLREARMTGTPVLVALGDFLGGPLAPHPYQGEPPSMLRYEEMTERWFPLANNLPPDLVNVRGYGSAILDNYLFIVGGYRITSQEISAAHSYNPSTNEWLQVASMNQKRSNFKLVAVNSKLYAIGGQAVSNVECYSPEQDAWNFVAPLPNPLAEFSACECKGKIYVIGGYTTRDRNLNILQYCPSADTWTLFETCDVHIRKQQMVSVEETIYIVGGCLHELGPTRRGSQSEDMLTVQSYNTVTRQWLYLKENTSKSGLNLTCALHNDGIYIMSRDVTLSTSLEHRVFLKYNIFSDSWEAFRRFPAFGHNLLVSSLYLPNKAET